The nucleotide window CGTCGCGGCCGTGGTCACTCAGCCAGTTGGACAGGTCCGGGCCCTGCGGGACAATCTGCGTGGGGTTAATGTCCTCGTGCACGATGTAGTAGTGCTGCTTGATCTGCTCGAAATCGATCGTGTCGCCGAAGCCGGGGGTCTGGAACAAGTCGCGGGCGTACCCCCACAGTGCAGGCATCTCCGTGAGCTTGTTCCGGTTGCACTTGAAGTGGCCGTGGTAGACCGGATCGAAGCGCACCAGCGTGGTAAAGAGGCGCACGTCCGCTTCGGTGATGGTCTCCCCCATCAGGTAACGGCGGGTGCTGAGGCGCTCCTCGAGCCAGTCCATCGCCGTCCACAGCCGCTCATAGGCCTTGTTGTAGGTCTCCTGGGAACCGGCGAAACCGCAGCGGTAGACGCCGTTGTTGACTTCGGTGAACACCCGCTTGTTCACCTCGGCCATCTCCTCGCGCAAGTGCTCCGGGTATAGCTCCGGTGCACCTTCGCGGTGGAACTCGGTCCATTCGGTGGAGAAGTCCAGCGTGATCTGCGGGTAGTTGTTGGTCACCACGGCGCCGGAGGCAACATCGACGACGGCGGGAACCGTGATGCCGCGCGGGTAGTCCGGGAACCGCTTGAAGTAGGCCCGCTGCAAGCGGTCGATGCCAAGGACCGGGTCTTTGCCGCCCTCGTCCAGGTCGAAGGTCCAGCTGCGCGCATCATGGGTGGGACCGGGCAGGCCTAAGGAAAGCGCGTCCTCGAGCCCGAGCAGCCGGCGGACAATGATGGTCCGGTTGGCCCAGGGGCAGGCGCGGGCGGCGACCAGGCGGTAGCGGCCGGGCTCCACCGGCCAGCGACCTTCGTTGGGGTTGTCCCCGCCGCGGACAATCCTGTCCTCGATGTAATGGGTGTCCCGGGTGAACTCTTCGCCGGTGTGGACGTAGGCACCCTTGGTGCTGTACTCGCTGGCGGGGGCTGAGTTTTCGGTGCGCGCGCTCGTCTGGCTCATGGTTTCACCCTATCCCGCAACCGCCAGGAGCTTCCATGGCAGCCGGAATTTGCGGCGGCCGGGCGGACCTATCGCATCCGGGCAGGCCCCGAGATCCCCTACATATGTGACACTCATCGCTAGGGTAAGGGTCTAAGGCAACTAATTGGCGCCCTACGCGCCGACACCGACGTCGCTACGCAGGAGGTTTCCATGTCATCAGTAAGCAGCAAGGGCAGAAATCCGGTCTCCGCATTCATGCGCCCGGTCAATTCGCTGGTGGAGCGGTACATCCCCAGTGCGCTGGTTTTCGCGATCGTGCTGAGCGTGGTCGTGGCAATCATGGCCCTGATCCTCACCGACGCCGGACCGGTCGAGGTCATCAAGGGCTGGGGTGACGGGCTGTCCGGCCTGCTGGCCTTCATGACGCAGATGGCACTGATCCTGCTGCTGGGCCACACCTTGGCCAATACGCGGCCGGTCAGGAAACTGCTCTCGTTCCTCGGCGGTCTGCCGCGGGGACCCATCCAGGCCTACGTTTTCGTTTTCGTCATCGCCGCGGTTGCCTCCCTGA belongs to Arthrobacter crystallopoietes and includes:
- a CDS encoding glutathione S-transferase family protein, with the protein product MSQTSARTENSAPASEYSTKGAYVHTGEEFTRDTHYIEDRIVRGGDNPNEGRWPVEPGRYRLVAARACPWANRTIIVRRLLGLEDALSLGLPGPTHDARSWTFDLDEGGKDPVLGIDRLQRAYFKRFPDYPRGITVPAVVDVASGAVVTNNYPQITLDFSTEWTEFHREGAPELYPEHLREEMAEVNKRVFTEVNNGVYRCGFAGSQETYNKAYERLWTAMDWLEERLSTRRYLMGETITEADVRLFTTLVRFDPVYHGHFKCNRNKLTEMPALWGYARDLFQTPGFGDTIDFEQIKQHYYIVHEDINPTQIVPQGPDLSNWLSDHGRDALGGSPFGNGTAPGPVRDSERVSAGHNPLYPA